In a single window of the Nocardioides sp. L-11A genome:
- a CDS encoding nucleotidyltransferase family protein, whose product MSADVLDLLCRLVRSALAAEEGHAVVPVRVPTGTERDLLDGVRRHRVPELLRAHADELGLSGGTARVLAAMVEGARQRRMVHTLETVRAWQLLDAAGIEALVFKGIPLAVLTTGRPDARGAGDIDLLVRPGAAAAAHRLLSTSGWALHEDCRIEPGMWAWRHVLRWGHTLTYLGAGADVDLHWRLDAMPGAQPDPAELLARRTTVEVGGVAVPTLAPADALRHLAGHREGWIWLRTLVDLRRLARDPEVFAQELPAPALASLAAARATVGLPDTVPAWVLAALDRVPEAVVARARAGHRLPVAAWGGASTARDFRNGLTATRRPRDLQQLAVGLVLPAHAALPVRSATAWGGVPRAFALRAQRLVRR is encoded by the coding sequence GTGAGCGCCGACGTCCTCGACCTGCTCTGCCGGCTGGTGCGCAGCGCGCTCGCCGCCGAGGAGGGGCACGCCGTCGTCCCGGTGCGCGTCCCGACGGGGACGGAGCGCGACCTGCTGGACGGGGTACGCCGCCACCGGGTGCCGGAGCTGCTCCGCGCCCACGCGGACGAGCTCGGCCTGTCCGGCGGGACCGCCCGGGTGCTGGCCGCGATGGTCGAGGGCGCGCGGCAGCGCCGAATGGTGCACACCCTGGAGACGGTGCGCGCCTGGCAGCTCCTCGACGCGGCCGGCATCGAGGCCCTGGTGTTCAAGGGCATCCCCTTGGCGGTGCTCACCACGGGCCGGCCCGACGCCCGCGGCGCGGGCGACATCGACCTGCTGGTCCGCCCCGGGGCGGCCGCGGCCGCACACCGGCTGCTGAGCACGTCCGGATGGGCCCTGCACGAGGACTGCCGGATCGAGCCGGGCATGTGGGCCTGGCGCCACGTCCTGCGCTGGGGCCACACGCTGACCTACCTGGGCGCCGGCGCCGACGTCGACCTGCACTGGCGGCTCGACGCCATGCCGGGCGCCCAGCCGGACCCGGCGGAGCTGCTGGCGCGCCGTACGACGGTCGAGGTCGGCGGCGTCGCGGTGCCGACCCTCGCCCCGGCCGATGCCCTCCGTCACCTGGCCGGACATCGCGAGGGTTGGATCTGGCTGCGCACCCTGGTCGACCTGCGCCGCCTGGCCCGCGACCCGGAGGTGTTCGCGCAGGAGCTGCCGGCGCCCGCGCTCGCCTCGCTCGCCGCGGCCCGCGCGACCGTCGGACTGCCGGACACGGTGCCCGCGTGGGTGCTCGCCGCGCTGGACCGGGTGCCGGAGGCCGTGGTGGCCCGCGCTCGGGCCGGCCATCGGCTGCCCGTGGCGGCCTGGGGCGGCGCGAGCACCGCTCGCGACTTCCGCAACGGGCTGACCGCCACGCGGAGGCCACGCGATCTCCAGCAGCTCGCTGTCGGCCTCGTGCTGCCGGCGCACGCCGCGCTGCCGGTCCGCTCGGCCACCGCCTGGGGCGGCGTGCCACGCGCCTTCGCCCTGCGCGCCCAGCGCCTGGTGCGCCGCTGA
- a CDS encoding PqqD family protein, with the protein MRDPALQAVEMGEEFVMMGLAQGEYYAVKGVAAALWRHLEQPRDLGELCALVAADYDVSAEACRDDIVAFLDELRGRRMVHTAS; encoded by the coding sequence GTGCGTGACCCCGCCCTGCAGGCCGTGGAGATGGGCGAGGAGTTCGTGATGATGGGACTCGCCCAGGGCGAGTACTACGCGGTCAAGGGGGTCGCCGCGGCCCTGTGGCGCCACCTCGAGCAGCCGCGCGACCTCGGCGAGCTGTGTGCCCTCGTCGCCGCGGACTACGACGTCAGCGCCGAGGCCTGTCGCGACGACATCGTGGCCTTCCTCGACGAGCTGCGCGGCCGGCGGATGGTGCACACCGCGTCCTAG
- a CDS encoding acetyl-CoA C-acetyltransferase: MPDAVIVSAARSPIGRAYKGSLRDMRPDDLAAQMVDAALASVPELDRSLVEDLLVGCAQPAGEQGYNIGRMVALRLGLDGVPGATVHRYCASSLQATRMALHAIRAGEGDVFVAAGVECVSRFERGKADGMPETRNPLYADAAARAAARAAARDPWADPRASGELPDIYLAMGETAENVASYRGVSRAAQDAYAVRSQNLAEAAAQRGFWKTDITPVTLADGTVVDSDDGPRAGVTLEKVAAMQPVFHPEGTVTAANCCPLNDGAAALVVMSDTRAAELGITPLARVVATGVSALSPEIMGLGPVEASRQAVARAGLSLGDIDLVEMNEAFAAQVLPCIDELGLDLDRVNVNGGAIALGHPFGSTGARMATTLIHGLQERDAQFGLETMCAAGGQGMAMVLERLS; the protein is encoded by the coding sequence GTGCCCGATGCAGTCATCGTCTCCGCCGCCCGGTCGCCGATCGGCCGCGCCTACAAGGGCTCGCTGCGCGACATGCGGCCCGACGACCTCGCCGCGCAGATGGTCGACGCCGCGCTGGCGTCCGTCCCCGAGCTGGACCGGAGCCTGGTCGAGGACCTGCTGGTCGGCTGCGCCCAGCCCGCCGGCGAGCAGGGCTACAACATCGGTCGGATGGTCGCGCTCCGCCTCGGCCTCGACGGCGTGCCGGGCGCCACTGTGCACCGCTACTGCGCCTCGTCGCTGCAGGCGACCCGGATGGCGCTGCACGCCATCCGCGCCGGAGAGGGCGACGTCTTCGTCGCCGCCGGGGTCGAGTGCGTCTCCCGCTTCGAGCGCGGCAAGGCCGACGGCATGCCCGAGACCCGCAACCCGCTGTACGCCGACGCGGCTGCCCGGGCGGCGGCCCGCGCCGCCGCCCGCGATCCGTGGGCCGACCCGCGTGCGAGCGGCGAGCTGCCGGACATCTACCTCGCCATGGGCGAGACCGCGGAGAACGTCGCGTCGTACCGCGGCGTCTCGCGGGCCGCGCAGGACGCGTACGCCGTGCGCAGCCAGAACCTCGCCGAGGCCGCCGCGCAGCGCGGCTTCTGGAAGACCGACATCACGCCCGTCACCCTGGCCGACGGCACCGTCGTCGACAGTGATGACGGCCCGCGTGCCGGCGTCACCCTGGAGAAGGTCGCCGCCATGCAGCCGGTGTTCCATCCCGAGGGCACCGTCACGGCCGCCAACTGCTGCCCGCTCAACGACGGCGCCGCCGCGCTCGTCGTCATGAGCGACACCCGGGCCGCCGAGCTCGGCATCACCCCGCTGGCCCGGGTCGTCGCGACCGGCGTCTCCGCGCTGAGCCCCGAGATCATGGGCCTCGGCCCGGTCGAGGCCAGCCGCCAGGCCGTCGCCCGCGCGGGTCTCTCCCTCGGCGACATCGACCTGGTCGAGATGAACGAGGCCTTCGCCGCCCAGGTGCTGCCCTGCATCGACGAGCTCGGCCTCGACCTGGACCGGGTCAACGTCAACGGCGGCGCGATCGCGCTCGGCCACCCGTTCGGCTCGACCGGCGCCCGGATGGCCACCACCCTGATCCACGGCCTCCAGGAGCGGGACGCGCAGTTCGGGCTCGAGACGATGTGCGCCGCCGGCGGGCAGGGCATGGCGATGGTGCTCGAGCGCCTGTCCTGA
- a CDS encoding amino acid racemase: MQTIGLVGGMSWESSAAYYEALNRGVEERLGGLHSAATVMASVDFATVTELQEAEDWDGVAVILRSAAQSVERAGADFLMLCTTTFHRVAEQVQDAVSIPLLHLGDVVAEACKAEGVENVALLGTKFAMSRTFFTDRIASHGLGVLVPDAAHHDELNRIIYDELVHGKVVDDSRRAVVGMISELWDAGAGGVILGCSELELLIRQADSEIPVFPCTTLHVAAALDRALG, from the coding sequence ATGCAGACCATCGGCCTTGTCGGCGGCATGTCCTGGGAGAGCAGCGCGGCGTACTACGAGGCGCTGAACCGTGGGGTCGAGGAGCGGCTCGGCGGGCTCCACTCGGCGGCGACGGTGATGGCGTCGGTCGACTTCGCCACGGTCACCGAGCTGCAGGAGGCCGAGGACTGGGACGGCGTCGCGGTCATCCTGCGCTCCGCCGCCCAGTCCGTCGAGCGGGCCGGCGCCGACTTCCTCATGCTCTGCACGACGACCTTCCACCGGGTCGCCGAGCAGGTCCAGGACGCCGTCTCCATCCCGCTGCTGCACCTCGGCGACGTCGTCGCGGAGGCGTGCAAGGCCGAGGGCGTCGAGAACGTCGCCCTGCTCGGCACGAAGTTCGCGATGTCGCGCACCTTCTTCACCGACCGGATCGCGAGCCACGGCCTCGGCGTCCTGGTCCCCGACGCGGCCCACCACGACGAGCTCAACCGGATCATCTACGACGAGCTGGTGCACGGGAAGGTCGTCGACGACTCCCGCCGCGCCGTCGTCGGCATGATCAGCGAGCTGTGGGACGCCGGCGCCGGCGGTGTCATCCTCGGCTGCTCCGAGCTCGAGCTGCTCATCCGGCAGGCCGACTCCGAGATCCCCGTCTTCCCGTGCACCACGCTGCACGTCGCCGCGGCGCTCGACCGCGCGCTGGGCTGA
- the typA gene encoding translational GTPase TypA, producing the protein MSQTRRTDLRNVAIVAHVDHGKTTLVDAMLHQAGAFSAHQAEGVAERVMDSGDLEREKGITILAKNTAVHYKGPAAQELAGGEMTINIIDTPGHADFGGEVERGLSMVDGIVLLVDASEGPLPQTRFVLRKALNADMPVILVVNKTDRGDARIDEVVDETYELFMDLLDESHSQDALDFPVVYASGKAGIASLEKPENGTLPDGDGLEPLFRTILETIPAPEYDEGAPLQAHVTNLDASPFLGRLALLRIKQGTLKKGQQVAWMRRDGGVKNVKVTELLVTEGLERKPGESAGPGDIVAVAGIPEITIGETLADPENPVALPLIHVDEPAISMTIGTNTSPLVGKGGKGHKVTARLVKDRLDAELVGNVSLRVLPTERPDAWEVQGRGELALAILVEQMRREGYELTVGKPQVVTREVDGKLHEPFERLTIDAPEEFLGTITELLANRKGRMEGMTNHGTGWVRMEFVVPARGLIGFRTDFLTETRGTGIAHHISEGYFPWAGEIRSRNSGSLVADRSGAATAYAMTSLQERGVMFVEPATEVYEGMIIGENSRADDMDVNITKEKQQTNIRSATSDNFEKLIPPKKLSLEQCLEFCREDECVEITPETVRIRKVVLDANERAKITSRARKANK; encoded by the coding sequence GTGTCCCAGACTCGTCGTACCGATCTCCGCAACGTCGCCATCGTCGCCCACGTCGACCACGGCAAGACGACCCTCGTCGACGCGATGCTGCACCAGGCCGGCGCCTTCAGCGCCCACCAGGCCGAGGGCGTCGCCGAGCGGGTGATGGACTCGGGCGACCTCGAACGCGAGAAGGGCATCACGATCCTCGCGAAGAACACCGCGGTCCACTACAAGGGCCCGGCCGCGCAGGAGCTCGCCGGCGGCGAGATGACGATCAACATCATCGACACCCCCGGTCACGCCGACTTCGGCGGCGAGGTCGAGCGCGGCCTGTCGATGGTCGACGGCATCGTGCTGCTGGTCGACGCCTCCGAGGGCCCCCTCCCCCAGACCCGGTTCGTGCTGCGCAAGGCGCTCAACGCCGACATGCCGGTGATCCTGGTGGTCAACAAGACCGACCGCGGCGACGCCCGGATCGACGAGGTCGTCGACGAGACCTACGAGCTGTTCATGGACCTGCTCGACGAGTCGCACTCGCAGGACGCGCTCGACTTCCCGGTCGTCTACGCCTCCGGCAAGGCCGGCATCGCTTCGCTGGAGAAGCCGGAGAACGGCACGCTCCCCGACGGCGACGGCCTGGAGCCGCTGTTCCGCACGATCCTGGAGACCATCCCCGCCCCGGAGTACGACGAGGGCGCGCCGCTGCAGGCCCACGTCACCAACCTCGACGCCTCCCCCTTCCTCGGCCGCCTCGCGCTGCTGCGGATCAAGCAGGGCACCTTGAAGAAGGGCCAGCAGGTCGCCTGGATGCGCCGCGACGGCGGCGTCAAGAACGTCAAGGTCACCGAGCTCCTCGTCACCGAGGGCCTCGAGCGCAAGCCCGGCGAGTCCGCCGGCCCCGGTGACATCGTCGCGGTCGCGGGCATCCCGGAGATCACCATCGGCGAGACCCTCGCCGACCCGGAGAACCCGGTCGCCCTGCCGCTCATCCACGTCGACGAGCCGGCCATCTCGATGACCATCGGCACCAACACCTCGCCGCTGGTCGGCAAGGGCGGCAAGGGCCACAAGGTCACCGCCCGCCTGGTCAAGGACCGCCTCGACGCCGAGCTGGTCGGCAACGTCTCGCTCCGGGTCCTGCCCACCGAGCGCCCCGACGCCTGGGAGGTCCAGGGGCGCGGCGAGCTGGCGCTGGCCATCCTGGTCGAGCAGATGCGCCGCGAGGGCTACGAACTCACCGTCGGCAAGCCGCAGGTGGTCACCCGCGAGGTCGACGGCAAGCTCCACGAGCCCTTCGAGCGGCTCACCATCGACGCGCCCGAGGAGTTCCTGGGCACGATCACCGAGCTGCTGGCCAACCGCAAGGGTCGGATGGAGGGGATGACCAACCACGGCACCGGCTGGGTGCGGATGGAGTTCGTGGTCCCCGCCCGCGGCCTGATCGGCTTCCGCACCGACTTCCTCACCGAGACCCGCGGCACCGGCATCGCCCACCACATCTCCGAGGGGTACTTCCCCTGGGCCGGCGAGATCCGCTCCCGCAACTCCGGCTCGCTCGTCGCGGACCGATCGGGTGCCGCGACGGCGTACGCCATGACGTCGCTGCAGGAGCGCGGCGTGATGTTCGTCGAGCCGGCGACCGAGGTCTACGAGGGCATGATCATCGGCGAGAACTCCCGCGCCGACGACATGGACGTCAACATCACCAAGGAGAAGCAGCAGACCAACATCCGCTCCGCGACCTCCGACAACTTCGAGAAGCTCATCCCGCCGAAGAAGCTGTCGCTGGAGCAGTGCCTGGAGTTCTGCCGTGAGGACGAGTGCGTGGAGATCACGCCCGAGACCGTCCGGATCCGCAAGGTGGTCCTCGACGCCAACGAGCGGGCGAAGATCACGAGCCGAGCGCGTAAAGCGAACAAGTGA
- a CDS encoding lasso peptide biosynthesis B2 protein — MAAAWCLLGATRLLTVVLPFGAVRRLLGEPVAPGGSGAPAPPGASARQVARARAVARVVGQAAGRTPWTSDCYPQALTARILLRGARVPHTVVFGLRRDDAGELRAHAWVTVGPAAGEPVTVTGGSTRAWTPVGAFSWQP, encoded by the coding sequence GTGGCCGCCGCGTGGTGCCTGCTGGGCGCCACCCGGCTGCTGACGGTCGTCCTGCCGTTCGGTGCGGTACGTCGCCTCCTCGGCGAGCCGGTCGCACCGGGCGGATCCGGGGCCCCGGCGCCTCCGGGTGCGAGCGCACGTCAGGTCGCGCGCGCCCGGGCGGTCGCACGGGTCGTCGGGCAGGCCGCCGGACGGACTCCCTGGACGTCCGACTGCTACCCGCAGGCCCTGACCGCGCGCATCCTGCTGCGCGGCGCACGGGTGCCGCACACGGTGGTGTTCGGTCTGCGTCGGGATGACGCCGGCGAGCTGCGGGCCCACGCCTGGGTCACCGTCGGCCCCGCGGCCGGCGAGCCGGTCACCGTCACCGGTGGCTCCACCCGGGCCTGGACCCCCGTCGGGGCCTTCAGCTGGCAGCCCTGA
- a CDS encoding SDR family oxidoreductase yields the protein MAYSIDMTGQVVLVTGGGRGVGDGIVQAYLEAGADVEICGRSTPDALREVDGRRPHFSTVDVREADQVTAWVEDVVSRRGRLDVVVNNAGGAPYADFAAASPRFHAKINDLNFMSAVHLAHAAHSHLRAAGGSMVNITSISARRPSPGTAVYGAAKAALESLTASLGVEWAPDVRVNAVSCGLVETPGSADHYGDAAQFARVAATIPRGVFARPLEVGQACVFLSSPLATHITGAVLNVDGGGEWPAFLQHTPNA from the coding sequence GTGGCGTACAGCATCGACATGACCGGCCAGGTGGTGCTCGTGACCGGCGGCGGTCGGGGCGTGGGCGACGGCATCGTGCAGGCCTATCTCGAGGCGGGCGCCGACGTGGAGATCTGCGGGCGCAGCACCCCCGACGCCCTGCGCGAGGTCGACGGCCGCCGGCCGCACTTCTCGACGGTCGACGTACGCGAGGCCGACCAGGTCACTGCCTGGGTCGAGGACGTCGTGAGCCGGCGCGGGCGGCTCGACGTCGTCGTCAACAACGCCGGCGGGGCGCCGTACGCCGACTTCGCCGCCGCCTCCCCGCGCTTCCACGCGAAGATCAACGACCTCAACTTCATGTCCGCGGTCCACCTCGCGCATGCGGCCCACTCGCACCTGCGGGCGGCGGGTGGCTCGATGGTCAACATCACCTCGATCTCCGCCCGCCGGCCCAGCCCCGGCACCGCGGTGTACGGCGCCGCGAAGGCAGCCCTGGAGAGCCTCACCGCGAGTCTCGGGGTCGAGTGGGCGCCGGACGTGCGGGTCAACGCGGTCAGCTGCGGCCTGGTCGAGACGCCCGGGTCCGCCGACCACTACGGCGACGCGGCGCAGTTCGCGCGCGTCGCCGCCACCATCCCGCGGGGCGTCTTCGCCCGGCCGCTCGAGGTGGGGCAGGCCTGCGTCTTCCTGTCCTCGCCGCTCGCCACGCACATCACCGGAGCCGTCCTCAACGTCGACGGCGGCGGCGAGTGGCCCGCCTTCCTCCAGCACACCCCCAACGCCTGA
- a CDS encoding ABC transporter ATP-binding protein encodes MTEAVLSVRGLTRSFGDHRVLADLDLDVPAGTAAVLVGPNGAGKSTALRCITGADEADAGTVEVLGEAFDERSATIRAALAVVMDDLDFFPDLTVVEHLDLFARAHRTEDADDVVDDVLEEVGLTAQSGQLPTSLSSGQRRRLALASAFVRPRRLLVLDEPEQRLDQEGLDWLVTRLRAEKAAGLAILLASHSPRLVEAVADEVVSLDRSGTAGAGRP; translated from the coding sequence GTGACGGAAGCAGTCCTCTCGGTGCGTGGACTCACGCGCTCGTTCGGTGACCACCGCGTGCTCGCGGACCTCGACCTCGACGTCCCCGCGGGGACGGCTGCGGTACTCGTCGGACCCAACGGCGCGGGCAAGTCCACCGCACTGCGGTGCATCACCGGTGCCGACGAGGCCGACGCCGGCACGGTGGAGGTGCTGGGAGAGGCCTTCGACGAGCGCTCGGCGACGATCCGTGCCGCGCTGGCCGTGGTGATGGACGACCTCGACTTCTTCCCCGACCTGACCGTGGTCGAGCACCTCGACCTGTTCGCGCGCGCCCACCGGACCGAGGACGCCGACGATGTCGTCGACGACGTGCTGGAGGAGGTCGGGCTCACCGCCCAGTCCGGCCAGCTCCCGACGTCGTTGTCGTCGGGCCAGCGGCGCCGGCTCGCGCTGGCGAGCGCCTTCGTCCGGCCCCGGCGGCTGCTCGTCCTCGACGAGCCCGAGCAGCGCCTCGACCAGGAGGGCCTCGACTGGCTGGTGACCCGGCTGCGGGCCGAGAAGGCGGCCGGACTGGCGATCCTGCTGGCCAGCCACTCGCCGCGGCTGGTCGAGGCGGTCGCCGACGAGGTGGTCAGCCTCGACCGCTCCGGCACGGCCGGCGCGGGGCGCCCGTGA
- a CDS encoding SDR family NAD(P)-dependent oxidoreductase, whose amino-acid sequence MSTRIAVVTGASSGIGAATARHLAREGFEVVCAARRADRIEALAAEIGGRAVVCDVTTEASVATLAAAVGPRLDVLVNNAGGAFGLAPVAEADADEWRRMYDVNVLGLMRVTQALLPALVASGAGVIVNVGSIAGRGAYEGGAGYTAAKHGTKVVTETLRLELFDQPVRVCEVAPGLVRTEEFSLTRFGGDQARADAVYAGVPDPLVADDVADAITWVATRPAHVNIDELVIKPRAQAATHKVHRV is encoded by the coding sequence ATGAGCACCCGCATCGCCGTCGTCACCGGGGCGTCCAGCGGCATCGGCGCCGCCACCGCGCGCCATCTCGCCCGGGAGGGCTTCGAGGTCGTCTGCGCGGCCCGTCGCGCCGACCGGATCGAGGCGCTCGCCGCCGAGATCGGCGGCCGGGCGGTCGTGTGCGACGTCACCACGGAGGCGTCGGTCGCGACACTCGCCGCCGCGGTCGGGCCGCGCCTCGACGTCCTGGTCAACAACGCCGGCGGCGCCTTCGGGCTCGCGCCCGTGGCCGAGGCGGACGCCGACGAGTGGCGCCGGATGTACGACGTCAACGTGCTCGGCCTGATGCGCGTCACCCAGGCGCTGTTGCCCGCCCTGGTCGCGAGCGGAGCGGGCGTCATCGTCAACGTCGGCTCGATCGCGGGACGGGGCGCCTACGAGGGCGGCGCCGGCTACACGGCCGCCAAGCACGGCACCAAGGTCGTCACCGAGACGCTGCGCCTGGAGCTCTTCGACCAGCCGGTGCGGGTGTGCGAGGTGGCACCGGGACTGGTGCGCACCGAGGAGTTCTCGCTCACCCGCTTCGGGGGAGATCAGGCGCGCGCGGACGCGGTCTATGCGGGGGTCCCCGACCCGCTGGTGGCCGACGACGTGGCCGACGCCATCACCTGGGTTGCCACCCGCCCGGCGCACGTCAACATCGACGAGCTGGTGATCAAGCCCCGCGCCCAGGCCGCGACCCACAAGGTGCACCGGGTCTGA
- a CDS encoding DUF6297 family protein, giving the protein MTTEARELWADIRHWRRSRRTLSVGEALQDLYIGVFAVLMLGSMLVSVLVNLSDVGDRACVAADCAAARSLLPWLVVGTLLAVLWSLARMVGPVAVSPGVAGWLVPTPVDRGELLRGRARGTVLLAAALVAPVAAGTATLAGFDVPVLVLFAVGAAGLASYGVGALVHAQAVGRRRHPALLLGPVSLVAVATGLAAIALSVEPTLSAGSGARGPALAGVVLVWVGVVVALLRARALTARLRRRDVAPGGVLVPGLGGALATLDLALMFDVLVAHATARRGLVRSRRGGPHGLAALAWRDVIRLRRHPGRVLLLAGSLLVPYAVAAVGGRVVVVLVEVLVCFVLVVPFLVALRVLTRSSGMARMFPTALGATRAAAVVVPGVLLLAHGLLSAPALARTLDAPAGDLALLGAASGLGGLAAGVRWVTGRPPDYGRPLISTPAGGVPTNLYGSALRGFDIAVLTALPMLLAPTGGGAVVSALLSVGVIGYLCGRK; this is encoded by the coding sequence GTGACCACGGAGGCGCGCGAGCTGTGGGCCGACATCCGGCACTGGCGGCGCAGCCGCCGCACCCTCTCGGTGGGCGAGGCGCTGCAGGACCTCTACATCGGGGTGTTCGCGGTGCTGATGCTCGGCTCGATGCTGGTCAGCGTCCTGGTCAACCTGTCCGACGTCGGCGACCGGGCCTGCGTGGCCGCCGACTGCGCGGCGGCCCGGTCGCTGCTGCCCTGGCTGGTCGTCGGCACCCTGCTCGCGGTGCTCTGGTCCCTCGCGCGGATGGTCGGCCCGGTGGCGGTCAGCCCGGGCGTGGCCGGGTGGCTGGTGCCCACCCCCGTCGACCGGGGTGAGCTGCTCCGCGGTCGGGCGCGGGGCACCGTGCTGCTCGCCGCCGCTCTCGTCGCCCCGGTCGCCGCCGGCACCGCCACCCTGGCCGGCTTCGACGTCCCCGTCCTGGTGCTGTTCGCCGTGGGCGCCGCGGGCCTGGCGTCGTACGGCGTCGGCGCGCTGGTCCACGCCCAGGCGGTCGGCCGCCGGCGCCACCCCGCGCTGCTCCTCGGCCCGGTCAGCCTGGTCGCGGTCGCGACGGGCCTCGCCGCGATCGCGCTCTCCGTCGAGCCGACCCTCTCCGCCGGCTCCGGGGCCCGGGGGCCGGCACTGGCCGGCGTCGTACTCGTCTGGGTCGGCGTGGTCGTGGCCCTCCTGCGGGCCCGGGCACTGACCGCGCGCCTGCGCCGCCGCGACGTGGCGCCCGGCGGCGTCCTGGTCCCCGGTCTGGGCGGCGCCCTGGCGACGCTGGACCTGGCGCTGATGTTCGACGTGCTCGTCGCGCACGCGACCGCCCGTCGTGGTCTGGTCCGGTCCCGCCGCGGCGGTCCGCACGGCCTCGCGGCCCTGGCCTGGCGCGACGTGATCCGGCTGCGGCGCCACCCCGGCCGTGTGCTGCTGCTGGCGGGCTCGCTGCTGGTCCCGTACGCCGTCGCGGCGGTCGGGGGCCGGGTGGTGGTCGTCCTGGTCGAGGTGCTCGTCTGCTTCGTCCTGGTCGTGCCCTTCCTGGTCGCCCTGCGGGTGCTGACCCGCTCGTCGGGGATGGCGCGGATGTTCCCGACCGCGCTCGGCGCGACCCGGGCCGCGGCCGTCGTCGTCCCCGGCGTCCTGCTGTTGGCGCACGGCCTGCTCAGTGCGCCCGCGCTGGCTCGGACCCTCGACGCGCCCGCGGGCGACCTCGCGCTGCTGGGCGCGGCGTCGGGGCTCGGCGGGCTGGCGGCGGGCGTGCGCTGGGTGACCGGCCGGCCGCCGGACTACGGGCGCCCGCTCATCTCGACGCCTGCCGGTGGTGTGCCGACGAACCTCTACGGCAGCGCGCTGCGCGGGTTCGACATCGCCGTGCTGACCGCCCTGCCGATGCTCCTCGCCCCCACCGGAGGCGGCGCCGTGGTGAGCGCGCTGCTGTCGGTCGGGGTGATCGGCTACCTGTGCGGCCGGAAGTGA